In Drosophila yakuba strain Tai18E2 chromosome X, Prin_Dyak_Tai18E2_2.1, whole genome shotgun sequence, a single genomic region encodes these proteins:
- the LOC6524786 gene encoding uncharacterized protein LOC6524786 — protein sequence MYSPHIALLSAVQANDTRHNATLRFQRRPTDNVYTDPRLEQLIVYRALLQHLLQQKTHYDHERELELQRLERFRCEGVNERRLQIQEQVVKKAQGMLPGIVFKMRNEMDKLKRFLDIDKDRELRQLDTALYDHCVDLLHNCQSTLENLH from the coding sequence ATGTACAGTCCCCACATCGCCCTCTTATCGGCCGTGCAGGCCAACGACACGCGCCATAATGCCACGCTACGTTTCCAGCGTCGTCCCACGGATAATGTCTACACGGATCCACGTCTGGAGCAACTGATTGTCTATCGAGCTTTGCTGCAACACCTGCTGCAGCAGAAGACCCACTATGACCACGAGCGGGAGCTGGAACTGCAACGTCTCGAGCGCTTCCGCTGCGAGGGAGTCAACGAGCGGCGTCTGCAGATCCAGGAGCAAGTGGTCAAGAAGGCCCAGGGCATGCTACCTGGCATCGTGTTCAAAATGCGCAACGAGATGGACAAACTAAAGCGCTTCCTCGACATCGACAAGGATCGGGAGCTGCGCCAACTGGACACCGCCCTCTACGACCACTGCGTCGATCTTCTTCATAACTGCCAGTCTACCCTGGAAAACCTACATTGA